A window of Actinobacillus suis ATCC 33415 contains these coding sequences:
- the secE gene encoding preprotein translocase subunit SecE produces the protein MATEIKKKTPEQIEEKGVKSKGVNGALWFVAIALLAVAAIGNAYFASHFSLVVRVLLLVVLVVGAIVLAAMTNQGQKAIGFITESRTELRKIIWPTRPEATQTTLIVLAMCVVVSLVLWGIDSIIVTLITFLTNLRF, from the coding sequence ATGGCTACTGAGATTAAAAAGAAAACCCCTGAACAGATCGAAGAAAAGGGCGTTAAAAGTAAGGGTGTAAATGGTGCACTATGGTTTGTTGCTATTGCATTACTTGCTGTAGCTGCGATTGGTAATGCGTATTTCGCATCGCATTTTTCATTAGTTGTACGCGTATTATTACTTGTCGTATTAGTGGTAGGCGCTATTGTACTTGCAGCAATGACTAACCAAGGTCAAAAAGCGATTGGCTTTATTACAGAATCTCGCACAGAGCTTAGAAAAATTATTTGGCCAACTCGCCCGGAAGCGACTCAAACTACGTTAATTGTGCTCGCAATGTGTGTAGTGGTGTCATTAGTATTATGGGGTATCGACTCTATTATCGTTACATTGATTACGTTTTTAACAAATTTAAGGTTCTAA
- a CDS encoding PTS sugar transporter subunit IIB, giving the protein MKIMAVCGHGIGSSFMMEMNIKKALAKIGVEAEVGHTDLASVTPADADVFVMAKDIASSSNIAEDKIIVVKNIISVNEFEEKLTAYFNRA; this is encoded by the coding sequence ATGAAAATTATGGCAGTTTGTGGTCATGGTATCGGCAGCAGTTTTATGATGGAAATGAACATCAAAAAAGCCTTAGCCAAAATTGGGGTTGAAGCAGAAGTCGGACATACCGATTTGGCCTCTGTGACGCCGGCTGATGCGGATGTATTTGTGATGGCGAAAGATATTGCAAGCAGCAGTAACATTGCCGAAGACAAAATTATTGTCGTTAAAAATATTATTAGCGTGAATGAATTTGAAGAAAAATTAACCGCTTATTTTAATCGTGCGTGA
- a CDS encoding beta-ketoacyl-ACP synthase, translating to MQTKRVVITGIGAVTAFGRTWSEIKAAFQRKENAVQNMGWRDKYPELEAQLGAPVPNYAPPSHWNRKQLRSMGRVSQLCVDAAEQALTNAGLLKDGEISPLVLNGNMGVASGSSTGSTADVRDMAELLMTGKSDTFNASTYVRAMPHTTAANIGIFFGLQGRIIPTSSACSSGSQGIGYAYEAIKYGMIPMMLAGGGEEFCPSEVYVFDSLYAASRNNNNPKGTPRPYDKERDGLVIGEGAGIFVLEELEHALARGANIIAEVVGYGANSDGSHVTQPQASTMQRCMEIALKDAGIEPSQIGYVNGHGTATEKGDIAETQATSAVFGTRVAISSQKSYLGHTLGACGALESWFSIEMMRDGWFAPTLNLENVDERCGDLDYIRGDGKTIQTDYVMNNNFAFGGVNTSLIFKRWTGC from the coding sequence ATGCAAACAAAACGAGTAGTTATCACCGGCATTGGTGCAGTCACCGCTTTTGGGCGAACCTGGTCTGAAATCAAAGCGGCTTTTCAGCGCAAAGAAAATGCCGTGCAGAATATGGGGTGGCGGGATAAATATCCTGAATTGGAAGCTCAATTAGGTGCACCTGTGCCAAATTATGCACCACCAAGTCATTGGAATCGTAAGCAACTTCGCAGTATGGGGCGTGTTTCACAGTTATGTGTAGATGCTGCCGAACAGGCTTTAACAAATGCAGGTTTGCTAAAAGATGGAGAAATTTCACCGCTTGTTCTTAATGGCAACATGGGGGTTGCAAGTGGTTCTAGCACTGGTTCAACCGCAGATGTGCGAGATATGGCAGAGCTGTTGATGACTGGTAAGTCAGACACTTTCAACGCCAGCACCTATGTTCGAGCGATGCCTCACACCACAGCGGCAAATATCGGTATTTTCTTCGGGTTGCAAGGGCGAATTATTCCCACTTCAAGTGCTTGCTCGTCAGGTTCACAGGGCATTGGCTATGCTTATGAAGCAATTAAATACGGCATGATTCCAATGATGTTAGCAGGTGGTGGGGAAGAGTTTTGTCCGTCTGAAGTATATGTTTTCGACAGCCTTTATGCGGCAAGTCGTAACAACAATAATCCGAAAGGCACGCCACGTCCTTATGATAAAGAGCGTGATGGTTTAGTCATTGGCGAAGGGGCGGGTATTTTCGTATTAGAAGAACTAGAACACGCTCTAGCACGTGGTGCAAACATTATTGCAGAGGTAGTGGGTTACGGTGCAAATAGCGATGGTAGCCATGTGACTCAGCCACAAGCTAGTACGATGCAACGCTGTATGGAAATCGCCTTAAAAGACGCAGGTATTGAGCCTTCACAAATCGGCTATGTAAACGGACACGGCACAGCAACAGAAAAAGGCGACATTGCTGAAACCCAAGCTACCTCAGCCGTATTTGGCACCCGAGTAGCGATTAGCTCGCAAAAAAGTTACCTTGGGCATACGCTTGGTGCGTGTGGTGCATTAGAAAGTTGGTTCAGCATTGAAATGATGCGAGACGGTTGGTTTGCCCCAACGCTCAATCTGGAAAATGTGGACGAACGCTGTGGCGATTTAGATTATATTCGTGGCGATGGCAAAACCATTCAAACCGATTATGTGATGAACAACAACTTTGCTTTTGGTGGAGTGAATACTTCCCTTATTTTTAAACGTTGGACAGGGTGCTAA
- the rplK gene encoding 50S ribosomal protein L11, which yields MAKKVQAYVKLQVAAGMANPSPPVGPALGQQGVNIMEFCKAFNARTESLEKGLPIPVVITVYADRSFTFVTKTPPAAVLLKKAVGIKSGSGKPNKDKVGTVTQEQLRQIAETKAADMTGATIETKMKSIAGTARSMGLIVEE from the coding sequence ATGGCAAAAAAAGTCCAAGCATACGTTAAGTTGCAAGTTGCAGCTGGTATGGCTAACCCTTCACCACCAGTTGGTCCTGCATTAGGTCAACAAGGTGTTAACATCATGGAATTCTGTAAAGCATTCAACGCTCGTACTGAGAGCTTAGAAAAAGGTTTACCAATCCCTGTTGTTATCACAGTTTACGCAGACCGTTCATTCACTTTCGTAACTAAAACTCCACCGGCAGCAGTATTACTTAAAAAAGCTGTAGGTATCAAATCTGGTTCAGGTAAACCGAACAAAGATAAAGTGGGTACAGTAACTCAAGAGCAATTACGTCAAATCGCTGAAACTAAAGCAGCTGATATGACTGGTGCTACTATCGAAACTAAAATGAAATCAATCGCTGGTACAGCTCGCTCAATGGGCTTAATCGTAGAGGAATAA
- a CDS encoding PTS ascorbate transporter subunit IIC → MDSILFFILDILKVPSVLVGLIALVGLVAQKKALPDIIKGTVKTILGFLVLSGGATVLLSSLTPLGGMFEHAFNVQGIIPNNEAIVSMAIEKYGTATALIMAFGMVANIIVARFTRLKFIFLTGHHTFYMACMIGVILTVAGFEGVQLVFVGALTLGLIMAFFPAIAHRYMRKVTGSNDVGFGHFGTLGYVLAGAIGQAVGKGSKSTEEMDLPKNLSFLRDSSISISLTMMVIYYVLAIASGSEYVSTLSGGQHYLVYATIQAITFAAGVYVILQGVRLILAEIVPAFTGFSEKLVPDAKPALDCPIVFPYAPNAVLIGFLASFAGGVISLAVLGQLNWVLILPGVVPHFFCGATAGVFGNATGGRRGAIIGAFAHGVLITFLPVFLLPVLGSLGFANTTFSDADFGGVGIVLGYMAQVFNKDMITAIIVGLFVLLVAYNYFAKKPVTDTE, encoded by the coding sequence ATGGACTCAATTCTCTTTTTCATTTTAGATATATTGAAAGTGCCGTCCGTTTTAGTCGGATTAATCGCTTTAGTCGGCTTAGTCGCTCAGAAAAAAGCGTTACCCGATATTATCAAAGGTACGGTAAAAACAATTCTCGGCTTCTTAGTGCTAAGCGGCGGTGCAACCGTGTTACTCAGTTCATTAACACCGTTAGGCGGTATGTTTGAACACGCATTTAATGTACAGGGTATTATTCCGAATAATGAAGCAATTGTATCCATGGCAATCGAAAAATACGGAACTGCTACCGCACTGATTATGGCGTTCGGTATGGTTGCGAATATTATCGTTGCACGCTTTACCCGTCTGAAATTTATCTTCTTAACCGGTCACCACACTTTTTATATGGCATGTATGATTGGCGTGATTCTGACCGTAGCCGGTTTTGAGGGCGTACAATTGGTATTTGTCGGTGCATTAACCTTAGGCTTAATTATGGCGTTCTTCCCGGCAATTGCACATCGTTATATGCGTAAGGTAACCGGTAGTAATGATGTCGGCTTCGGTCACTTCGGTACATTAGGTTATGTCTTAGCCGGTGCAATCGGGCAAGCGGTCGGAAAAGGCTCAAAATCTACCGAAGAAATGGACTTGCCGAAAAATCTCAGCTTCTTACGTGATAGTTCGATTTCAATCTCACTCACCATGATGGTGATCTACTACGTATTAGCAATCGCCTCCGGTAGCGAATATGTTTCAACCCTCAGTGGCGGACAACACTATTTGGTGTATGCAACGATTCAAGCAATTACCTTTGCTGCCGGTGTCTATGTGATTCTACAAGGGGTACGTTTAATTTTAGCGGAGATCGTCCCGGCATTTACCGGCTTCTCTGAAAAACTGGTACCGGATGCAAAACCGGCGTTGGACTGCCCGATTGTTTTTCCTTATGCACCGAATGCGGTATTAATCGGTTTCTTAGCCAGCTTTGCCGGTGGGGTCATCAGTTTAGCCGTATTAGGACAATTAAATTGGGTATTGATTTTACCGGGTGTAGTGCCACACTTCTTCTGCGGTGCCACCGCAGGCGTGTTCGGTAATGCAACCGGTGGTCGCCGCGGTGCGATTATCGGTGCATTCGCACACGGTGTATTAATCACCTTCTTACCGGTGTTCTTATTACCTGTTCTCGGTTCATTAGGCTTTGCTAATACCACCTTCTCGGATGCAGATTTCGGTGGTGTCGGTATCGTGTTAGGTTATATGGCACAAGTATTTAATAAAGATATGATTACCGCTATTATTGTTGGATTATTTGTACTATTAGTCGCTTATAACTATTTTGCCAAAAAACCGGTGACCGATACAGAATAA
- a CDS encoding beta-ketoacyl-ACP synthase yields the protein MMKLFLSRPAMISALGDDLNTHLDVLLNNKPSPLAATDIPYSAHGIIGQEKMLGEVKETLREFPVDLPAEHRSRNNQLLWHVLAQIEPQIEQVITRFGKQRVAVVMGTSTTGVDENIPVFQYAAEHNDWSGKPFWQQQQYFSAPADFVAYQYGVQSASYGISTACTSGARALISAARLLKANLCDAVICGGVDTLSPLTISGFSSLEVLSDQRTNPLSANRNGINIGEAATAFIMTREAIDEHRIELLGYGASSDAYHMSSPHPEGIGAISAFENALKSAALLANQIGWINLHGTGTVHNDQMETLAVAKVFGNHTACTTTKPYTGHTLGAAGALEAAILWAVISRTYNPQGILPPQLWDGMRDESLPEILITDEHSRWLPGRRLGASSSFAFGGNNAVLILGESE from the coding sequence ATGATGAAATTATTCTTATCTCGCCCTGCAATGATAAGTGCCTTAGGAGATGACCTCAATACTCACTTAGATGTGTTGCTTAACAATAAACCATCACCTCTTGCAGCTACAGATATACCTTATTCTGCGCATGGTATTATTGGTCAAGAGAAAATGCTGGGCGAAGTAAAGGAGACACTACGTGAATTTCCTGTTGATTTACCTGCAGAACATCGCAGCCGCAATAATCAACTGTTATGGCATGTATTGGCACAAATCGAACCGCAAATTGAGCAAGTAATTACTCGCTTCGGTAAGCAACGTGTTGCGGTGGTTATGGGAACTTCAACCACCGGCGTAGATGAGAATATTCCAGTTTTCCAATATGCAGCGGAACATAACGATTGGTCCGGTAAACCATTCTGGCAGCAGCAACAATATTTTTCCGCTCCAGCAGACTTTGTTGCCTACCAATATGGTGTGCAAAGTGCGAGTTATGGCATCTCAACCGCTTGTACTTCAGGAGCAAGAGCATTGATTTCTGCGGCTCGCTTATTAAAAGCCAATCTTTGTGATGCGGTGATTTGTGGTGGCGTAGATACGTTATCTCCATTGACCATTAGCGGTTTTAGCTCATTGGAGGTCCTTTCGGATCAGCGCACCAATCCGCTTTCTGCTAATCGTAATGGCATTAATATCGGTGAAGCGGCTACGGCATTTATTATGACCAGAGAAGCCATTGATGAACATCGAATTGAGCTACTTGGCTATGGTGCAAGTAGTGATGCTTATCATATGTCTAGCCCACATCCTGAAGGTATTGGTGCGATTTCTGCTTTTGAAAATGCGTTAAAATCAGCCGCACTTTTAGCAAATCAAATAGGCTGGATTAACTTGCATGGCACGGGGACGGTACATAATGATCAAATGGAAACGCTTGCGGTTGCAAAAGTTTTTGGAAATCATACCGCTTGTACCACAACTAAGCCTTACACCGGACACACGCTTGGTGCAGCAGGTGCATTAGAAGCTGCCATTTTATGGGCGGTGATTAGCCGAACCTATAACCCGCAAGGTATTTTACCTCCACAACTTTGGGACGGTATGCGAGATGAAAGTTTGCCTGAAATTCTCATTACCGATGAACATAGCCGCTGGCTACCAGGCAGACGCCTTGGTGCGAGCAGTTCCTTCGCATTTGGCGGCAATAATGCAGTGCTGATTTTAGGAGAAAGTGAATAA
- the nusG gene encoding transcription termination/antitermination protein NusG: MSEVENTEVTKMRWYVLQAFSGFENRVAVTLREYIKLHQMEDQFGEVLVPTEEVVENVGGKRRRTERKFFPGYVLVQMEMNDDTWHLVKSVPRVMGFIGGTADKPAPISKREADRILNRVQETAEKPRHRNEYQPGENVRVTEGPFADFTGTVEEVDYEKGRLKVSVSIFGRATPVELEFGQVEKQS, encoded by the coding sequence ATGAGCGAAGTAGAAAATACAGAAGTAACAAAAATGCGTTGGTATGTATTACAAGCATTTTCAGGTTTTGAAAACCGTGTTGCAGTAACATTGCGTGAATATATCAAATTACACCAAATGGAAGATCAGTTCGGCGAAGTATTAGTGCCGACTGAAGAAGTAGTTGAAAACGTAGGCGGTAAACGTCGCCGTACCGAACGTAAATTCTTCCCTGGTTACGTGTTAGTACAAATGGAAATGAATGACGACACATGGCATTTAGTAAAAAGCGTGCCGCGTGTAATGGGCTTTATCGGCGGTACTGCGGATAAACCGGCACCGATTTCTAAACGTGAAGCGGATCGTATTTTAAATCGTGTTCAAGAAACGGCGGAAAAACCACGTCATCGTAACGAATATCAACCGGGTGAAAACGTTCGCGTAACTGAAGGTCCGTTTGCAGACTTTACCGGTACGGTTGAAGAAGTGGATTACGAAAAAGGTCGCTTAAAAGTGTCTGTATCTATCTTCGGACGTGCAACACCGGTTGAACTTGAGTTCGGCCAGGTAGAAAAACAATCGTAA
- a CDS encoding dehydratase, which translates to MMDFTLPIENVAPLVPQSGEMVLIDRVTDFGEDFLTGEAEIRSNHILLKAGKLQTFAGIEIMAQGIAAWAGIQARKRNEPVRLGYLLGTRKLYITQPEIAVGSQLMIEIKMSIQDATGFGVFDCRLIDKVTHQTLLSGALNVFSPKDGKIQK; encoded by the coding sequence ATAATGGACTTTACACTGCCGATTGAAAATGTTGCGCCATTAGTGCCACAAAGTGGTGAGATGGTACTCATCGATCGTGTTACCGACTTTGGTGAAGACTTCTTAACTGGCGAAGCAGAAATTCGCTCAAACCATATCTTACTCAAAGCGGGAAAACTGCAAACTTTTGCTGGCATTGAAATTATGGCACAGGGGATTGCCGCGTGGGCGGGAATTCAAGCGAGAAAACGCAACGAACCGGTAAGATTAGGTTACTTGTTAGGCACGAGAAAGCTTTATATTACGCAACCTGAGATTGCAGTTGGTAGTCAATTAATGATTGAAATTAAAATGTCTATTCAAGATGCAACGGGTTTTGGTGTCTTTGATTGTCGTCTTATCGACAAAGTAACTCATCAAACATTACTGTCAGGCGCATTAAATGTGTTCAGCCCAAAAGACGGCAAAATTCAGAAATAA
- the rplA gene encoding 50S ribosomal protein L1 produces the protein MAKLTKKMKAIKAGVDSTKAYEINEAIAVLKQFATAKFVESVDVAVNLGIDPRKSDQNVRGATVLPHGTGRTARVAVFTQGANAEAAKAAGADLVGMEDLAEQIKKGEMNFDVVIASPDAMRVVGQLGQVLGPRGLMPNPKVGTVTPNVAEAVKNAKSGQIRYRNDKNGIIHTTIGKADFAPEQLKDNLVALLAALNKAKPTTAKGIFIKKVSISTTMGAGVAVDQASL, from the coding sequence ATGGCTAAATTGACTAAAAAAATGAAAGCAATTAAAGCTGGCGTAGATTCTACTAAAGCTTACGAAATCAACGAAGCGATCGCAGTTTTAAAACAATTCGCAACAGCTAAATTCGTTGAAAGCGTAGACGTAGCGGTGAACTTAGGTATCGACCCTCGTAAATCAGACCAAAACGTACGTGGTGCAACAGTATTACCACACGGTACAGGTCGTACAGCTCGCGTAGCAGTATTCACACAAGGCGCGAACGCAGAAGCAGCTAAAGCAGCAGGTGCTGATTTAGTAGGTATGGAAGATTTAGCAGAGCAAATCAAGAAAGGCGAAATGAACTTTGATGTTGTTATCGCTTCTCCAGATGCAATGCGTGTTGTAGGTCAATTAGGTCAAGTATTAGGTCCACGCGGCTTAATGCCAAACCCGAAAGTTGGTACTGTAACTCCAAACGTTGCTGAAGCAGTTAAAAATGCTAAATCAGGTCAGATCCGTTACCGTAACGACAAAAATGGTATTATCCATACAACGATCGGTAAAGCAGACTTCGCACCTGAACAATTAAAAGATAACTTAGTTGCGTTATTAGCGGCGTTAAACAAAGCTAAACCAACAACAGCTAAAGGTATCTTCATCAAGAAAGTAAGCATCTCTACAACTATGGGTGCTGGTGTTGCTGTTGATCAAGCATCACTTTAA
- the fabG gene encoding 3-oxoacyl-ACP reductase FabG — translation MSDKTVLITGSSRGIGKAIALKLAQSGFDIVVHCRSRIEEAEAVAEAVQKCGQNARILQFDVSNREECRAKLEADVEANGAYYGVVLNAGLTRDNAFPALSDDDWDSVLRTNLDGFYNVLHPVMMPMIRRRKAGRIVCITSVSGIIGNRGQVNYSASKAGLIGAAKALAVELAKRKITVNCVAPGLIDTEILDENLPLEQILKAIPMERMGNPEEVAHTVDFLMDEKASYITRQVIGVNGGLC, via the coding sequence ATGTCAGATAAAACAGTCCTTATTACTGGTTCAAGCCGTGGCATTGGTAAAGCGATTGCATTGAAATTAGCACAGTCAGGTTTTGATATTGTGGTGCATTGTCGTTCACGTATTGAGGAAGCAGAAGCTGTGGCGGAGGCAGTGCAAAAGTGCGGTCAAAATGCACGAATTTTACAATTCGATGTGAGTAATCGTGAAGAATGCCGAGCAAAATTGGAAGCGGATGTTGAAGCAAACGGAGCTTACTACGGTGTGGTATTAAACGCAGGTTTAACCCGTGATAATGCGTTCCCAGCATTAAGTGATGATGATTGGGATAGCGTACTTCGCACCAATTTAGACGGTTTTTATAATGTCCTTCATCCTGTGATGATGCCAATGATCCGCCGTCGCAAAGCGGGACGAATTGTTTGTATTACTTCTGTGTCTGGTATTATCGGCAACCGTGGACAAGTAAACTACAGCGCCTCAAAGGCGGGTTTAATCGGTGCGGCAAAAGCGTTAGCTGTGGAATTAGCGAAACGCAAAATTACCGTAAACTGCGTGGCTCCAGGCTTAATTGACACAGAAATTTTGGATGAAAATCTACCGCTTGAACAAATTCTCAAAGCGATCCCAATGGAGCGAATGGGCAACCCAGAGGAAGTTGCGCACACTGTAGATTTCCTAATGGACGAAAAAGCGTCTTACATCACCCGCCAAGTGATTGGGGTGAATGGTGGATTGTGTTAG